The Vibrio tubiashii ATCC 19109 genome has a segment encoding these proteins:
- the nadC gene encoding carboxylating nicotinate-nucleotide diphosphorylase, producing the protein MKNTHNSQERLEYLKQQLPLEISRAVADTIKEDLGGTLDPAADITASLIPADARNEATIITREHGVFCGKAWADEVFKQLGGEVQVEWNVEDGDKVAPNQVLCTLSGPSRALLTGERNAMNFIQTLSGCATTVAEYAEKIEGTGCRLLDTRKTIPGLRSALKYAVACGGGFNHRIGVFDAYLIKENHIIANGGISQTIKTAKELNPGKPVEVETESLEELQEAIEAGADIIMLDNFTTDMMREAVKINAGRAALENSGNVTLETIREYAETGVDYISVGALTKHLKAMDLSMRFK; encoded by the coding sequence ATGAAAAACACACACAATAGCCAAGAACGTCTCGAATATTTGAAACAGCAACTTCCTTTAGAGATCTCCCGCGCAGTCGCGGATACCATCAAGGAAGATCTGGGTGGTACTCTAGACCCTGCCGCAGATATTACCGCAAGTCTAATCCCTGCAGATGCACGCAACGAGGCAACCATTATCACTCGAGAACATGGTGTTTTTTGTGGTAAAGCTTGGGCTGACGAAGTATTTAAACAGCTAGGCGGCGAAGTACAGGTTGAGTGGAATGTAGAAGATGGCGATAAAGTAGCGCCTAACCAAGTACTGTGTACTCTTTCAGGCCCTTCTCGTGCTCTTCTTACTGGTGAGCGCAATGCGATGAACTTTATCCAGACTCTTTCTGGTTGTGCAACGACCGTGGCTGAATATGCTGAGAAAATTGAAGGCACTGGTTGTCGCCTACTTGATACCCGCAAAACTATTCCTGGTCTACGTAGTGCATTAAAGTACGCTGTTGCCTGTGGCGGTGGCTTTAACCATCGTATCGGTGTGTTTGACGCTTACCTAATCAAAGAGAACCACATTATTGCTAACGGTGGTATTTCTCAAACCATTAAAACGGCAAAAGAGCTCAATCCAGGCAAACCGGTTGAAGTCGAAACAGAGAGCCTTGAAGAGCTGCAAGAAGCGATTGAAGCAGGTGCCGATATCATTATGCTCGATAACTTCACTACCGATATGATGCGTGAAGCAGTAAAAATTAACGCAGGCCGCGCTGCACTAGAAAACTCAGGTAATGTGACGCTAGAGACTATCCGCGAATACGCTGAGACTGGCGTTGACTATATCTCGGTTGGCGCACTGACTAAACACCTAAAGGCGATGGATTTATCCATGCGCTTTAAGTAA
- the yacG gene encoding DNA gyrase inhibitor YacG — MSKITVVPCPQCGQDVTWGEQSPFRPFCSKQCQMIDFGEWADEENTIPGAPDMSDADSWSEDQY; from the coding sequence ATGTCTAAGATTACCGTCGTTCCTTGCCCTCAATGCGGCCAAGATGTTACATGGGGCGAGCAGAGCCCTTTCCGCCCGTTTTGCAGTAAGCAGTGTCAGATGATTGATTTCGGCGAGTGGGCTGACGAAGAGAACACTATCCCCGGCGCACCAGATATGTCTGACGCTGACAGTTGGTCGGAAGATCAGTACTGA
- the pilB gene encoding type IV-A pilus assembly ATPase PilB — MLTNLPSILRHAELLDPAQEAQLVELVNDTSLTVAEVIIEQGWLTQAELVSQLSRIFALPIIDFANYDYQAVCHSLGLRELITRSRAVPIRQSEHQLLIAVTDPTNIAIEEEFRFATGKQIELVLADVKQLNGALRRLYGSAICGEEASHAKELSEQELVSLVEISNDEMNPVEDLSSDNSPVSRYINQILLDAVRKKASDIHFEPYEASYRVRFRCDGILIETQQPSHTLSRRLSARLKIIAKLDIAERRLPQDGRIKLQLSASTAVDIRISTLPTLWGEKIVLRLLDSSSAELDIQSLGYNQHQQALYQKLLSKPQGMILMTGPTGSGKTVSLYAGLNMLNTPQVNIATAEDPVEINLPGVNQVQINPRIGLDFVQALRAFLRQDPDIVMVGEIRDLETAEIAVKAAQTGHLVLSTLHTNSAAESIVRLQHMGISPFNLSSSLSLIIAQRLARKLCNHCKQQQTLPEAHCQQLELANNTVVFAASEQGCSECNQGYFGRTGIYEVMQIDDKLVQVINQKADAKAIEKIAIKQGMQTLKESGTEKLLAGVTSYQELQRVLYL; from the coding sequence ATGCTAACCAACCTACCCTCTATTTTACGCCATGCTGAGCTTCTTGATCCTGCTCAAGAAGCTCAGTTAGTTGAACTGGTTAACGATACAAGCCTTACCGTGGCCGAAGTCATAATAGAGCAAGGTTGGCTCACCCAAGCAGAGCTAGTCTCACAACTCTCGCGAATTTTTGCCTTACCCATCATCGACTTTGCTAATTACGACTATCAAGCGGTATGCCACAGTTTAGGCCTGCGCGAACTGATCACCCGCTCCCGAGCTGTACCTATTAGGCAGAGTGAACACCAACTGCTTATCGCCGTTACCGACCCGACCAATATCGCAATCGAAGAAGAGTTTCGCTTTGCGACCGGAAAGCAGATTGAGTTAGTTTTAGCTGACGTAAAGCAACTCAATGGCGCGTTACGTCGCTTGTATGGCAGCGCTATCTGTGGTGAAGAAGCGAGTCATGCAAAAGAGCTGAGCGAACAAGAGCTCGTCAGCTTAGTCGAGATCTCTAATGATGAGATGAACCCAGTCGAAGACCTGAGTAGTGATAACTCCCCAGTCAGTCGGTATATCAATCAAATCTTATTGGATGCGGTCAGGAAAAAGGCATCTGATATTCACTTTGAACCCTATGAAGCCTCTTATCGTGTGCGCTTTCGCTGTGATGGAATTTTGATTGAGACTCAACAACCTAGCCATACATTAAGCCGTCGGTTATCCGCAAGACTAAAGATCATCGCCAAACTCGATATTGCCGAGCGCCGCTTACCTCAAGATGGGCGCATCAAGCTTCAACTCAGTGCAAGTACCGCTGTTGATATTCGAATTTCAACCTTACCAACCCTGTGGGGCGAGAAGATCGTGCTACGCCTTCTCGATAGCAGCAGTGCCGAGTTAGACATTCAATCACTAGGGTACAACCAACACCAACAAGCTTTGTATCAAAAATTACTGAGTAAACCCCAAGGCATGATTTTGATGACAGGACCAACGGGCAGCGGTAAGACAGTCTCTCTTTATGCGGGGTTAAACATGCTCAATACCCCACAAGTGAACATTGCAACCGCAGAAGACCCGGTGGAAATTAATTTACCGGGCGTTAACCAAGTTCAAATCAACCCCAGAATTGGACTAGACTTCGTCCAAGCGTTGCGCGCCTTTTTACGCCAAGACCCGGATATTGTCATGGTCGGTGAGATACGCGACCTTGAAACGGCTGAAATCGCAGTCAAAGCGGCACAAACCGGTCACCTAGTGCTATCCACATTGCATACAAACTCGGCTGCCGAAAGCATCGTTCGCTTGCAACATATGGGCATCTCCCCATTTAATCTATCTTCATCACTGAGCTTAATCATTGCCCAACGTTTGGCACGAAAGCTGTGTAACCATTGCAAGCAGCAGCAAACCTTGCCCGAAGCGCACTGCCAACAACTGGAGTTAGCAAACAACACCGTGGTTTTTGCTGCTAGTGAGCAAGGGTGCAGTGAATGCAATCAAGGCTACTTTGGGCGAACCGGAATCTATGAAGTGATGCAGATAGACGACAAGTTAGTGCAAGTCATCAATCAAAAGGCGGATGCTAAAGCCATCGAAAAGATCGCGATAAAGCAAGGAATGCAGACGCTTAAAGAGTCTGGAACGGAGAAACTGCTCGCAGGAGTCACCAGTTACCAAGAGTTGCAACGTGTTCTTTACTTGTAG
- the rpsP gene encoding 30S ribosomal protein S16, which yields MVTIRLARHGAKKRPFYQIVVADSRNAATGRFIEKVGFFNPTAQGQEEGLRLDLDRVNHWVGQGASVSDRVAKLVKDAQKAA from the coding sequence ATGGTAACCATTCGTTTGGCACGTCACGGCGCTAAGAAGCGTCCATTTTATCAAATCGTAGTAGCGGACAGCCGCAATGCAGCAACTGGCCGTTTCATCGAGAAAGTTGGTTTCTTTAACCCAACTGCTCAAGGTCAAGAAGAAGGTCTACGTCTAGACCTAGATCGCGTTAACCACTGGGTTGGTCAAGGCGCATCTGTATCTGACCGCGTAGCTAAGCTAGTTAAAGACGCTCAAAAAGCGGCTTAA
- a CDS encoding prepilin peptidase, protein MDVFDYYPWLFPTLATLFGLIVGSFLNVVIHRLPIIMEREWRAECAESFPEYQISPPEGTYNLSVPNSTCPKCDTPIRMIDNIPVVSWLILKGKCRQCDNKISMRYPLIEILSAGLCFVIANQFALNYFSIALLFFTFTLIAATFIDLDTMLLPDQLTLPLTWAGIALALFGISPVSLQDAVIGAMAGYLALWSVYWLFKLATGKEGMGYGDFKLLAALGAWLGWQYLPMIILLSSLVGLVFGLIQLKLKSQGIDKAFPFGPYLAIAGWLSMMWGNNILNWYLSNFLGI, encoded by the coding sequence ATGGACGTTTTTGACTATTACCCTTGGCTTTTTCCTACACTAGCAACATTGTTTGGTCTTATCGTAGGCAGCTTTTTAAACGTGGTTATTCATCGCCTGCCGATCATCATGGAACGTGAATGGCGAGCCGAATGTGCGGAAAGCTTTCCTGAATACCAAATATCGCCCCCAGAAGGGACTTACAACCTCAGCGTTCCAAATTCAACTTGCCCCAAATGTGATACCCCAATTCGCATGATTGACAACATTCCTGTTGTTAGTTGGCTGATACTGAAAGGGAAATGTCGTCAATGCGATAATAAAATAAGCATGCGCTACCCTCTGATTGAGATCTTATCAGCAGGTCTATGCTTTGTTATCGCTAATCAGTTTGCATTGAACTACTTCTCGATTGCCTTGCTGTTTTTCACCTTTACTCTTATCGCGGCAACCTTTATTGATCTCGACACCATGCTGCTGCCAGATCAACTCACTCTTCCTCTAACCTGGGCGGGAATTGCGCTCGCACTGTTTGGGATTAGCCCAGTATCTCTACAAGACGCGGTGATCGGTGCAATGGCTGGCTATCTTGCTTTATGGTCAGTTTACTGGCTGTTTAAGCTAGCCACAGGCAAAGAAGGAATGGGTTACGGAGACTTTAAACTGCTTGCCGCCTTGGGCGCTTGGCTTGGTTGGCAATATTTGCCGATGATAATTTTGCTCTCTTCTTTAGTTGGCTTAGTTTTTGGCCTCATTCAGCTCAAATTGAAAAGCCAAGGAATCGACAAAGCCTTCCCCTTCGGTCCTTATTTAGCTATTGCAGGTTGGTTGAGCATGATGTGGGGAAATAACATTCTCAATTGGTATTTAAGTAACTTTTTAGGAATCTAA
- a CDS encoding type II secretion system F family protein, producing MKATSHQLKHYRWKGVNQRGKLVSGSTLALSDNEVKDKLSEQSIRVKSLRRKSLSLVTRLTQRVKKKDITLLTRQLSTMLATGVPLLQVLKLITLNHPKAEMRSILSYISKEVESGNPLSRSLGAASPLFDSLYTDLVATGEQSGNLAEVLQRIADYREKSQRLNAKVTKALIYPTMVMITAFAVTYLMLTMVIPQFEAMFAGFGAELPWLTQQVLDLSAWLQTYSGPSLIGLILFLGVIKLCLTKSYRLQLLFNRALLKIPLLGNILTKAAIAKFSRTLATSFNAGIPILEGIRASAKTVRNQHYHQTIKTAMLDVTAGMPLYLSLRNSDCFPEMVLQMIMIGEESGRLGEMLHKIADVYEFEIDNTVDNLGKIIEPAIIIFLGIVVGGLIVAMYLPIFNLMSVLG from the coding sequence ATGAAAGCAACATCTCATCAACTCAAACACTATCGCTGGAAGGGGGTTAACCAGCGAGGAAAGCTCGTCTCTGGCTCTACGCTCGCCTTAAGTGACAACGAAGTAAAAGATAAGCTGAGTGAGCAATCGATCCGTGTTAAATCTCTAAGAAGAAAGTCACTGTCTCTCGTCACTCGCCTAACGCAAAGAGTCAAAAAGAAAGACATCACTTTGCTTACTAGACAATTGAGCACCATGCTTGCGACCGGAGTGCCACTTCTTCAAGTATTGAAGCTTATTACTCTTAACCACCCCAAAGCGGAGATGAGATCGATCTTAAGCTACATCAGCAAAGAGGTAGAATCGGGAAACCCGTTATCAAGGAGTCTCGGAGCTGCTAGCCCGCTATTCGATAGCCTTTATACCGACCTCGTTGCCACTGGAGAGCAATCTGGCAACTTAGCGGAAGTACTCCAACGTATTGCTGACTATCGGGAAAAATCGCAGCGACTCAACGCTAAAGTCACCAAAGCGCTCATCTATCCCACTATGGTGATGATCACGGCTTTCGCAGTTACGTATCTAATGCTAACGATGGTGATACCTCAATTTGAAGCGATGTTTGCAGGCTTTGGTGCTGAGCTACCTTGGCTTACCCAACAAGTGTTAGACTTATCCGCTTGGCTACAAACCTATTCGGGACCTAGCTTAATTGGATTAATACTGTTCTTAGGGGTCATTAAGCTCTGTTTAACAAAATCATACCGACTTCAATTACTATTTAATCGTGCCCTACTCAAGATCCCGCTTCTCGGCAACATTTTGACTAAAGCGGCAATTGCTAAATTTAGCCGAACACTTGCCACTAGCTTTAACGCCGGAATCCCAATTCTAGAAGGTATAAGAGCCTCCGCTAAAACGGTTCGTAACCAGCATTATCATCAAACAATCAAAACGGCTATGCTTGATGTCACTGCAGGTATGCCGCTGTATCTTTCACTGCGCAACTCTGACTGTTTTCCCGAAATGGTTTTGCAGATGATAATGATAGGTGAAGAGTCAGGACGACTCGGGGAAATGCTACACAAAATTGCCGATGTGTATGAGTTTGAGATCGATAACACGGTTGATAACCTTGGTAAGATCATAGAGCCCGCGATTATCATCTTTCTAGGTATTGTTGTCGGTGGTCTGATTGTCGCAATGTATTTACCTATCTTTAATTTGATGAGTGTCTTAGGATAA
- the ffh gene encoding signal recognition particle protein yields MFENLTDRLSKTLKNISGKGRLTEDNIKETLREVRMALLEADVALPVVREFIKRIKESAVGVEVSKSLTPGQEFIKIVQAELEAVMGESNEALNLAAQPPAVVLMAGLQGAGKTTSVGKLSKLLKERDKKKVLVVSADVYRPAAIKQLETLASDVGVDFFPSSADQKPIDIANAAIDHAKKKFYDVLLVDTAGRLAVDEQMMAEIQELHTAINPVETLFVVDAMTGQDAANTAKAFGDTLPLTGVVLTKVDGDARGGAALSVRHITGKPIKFLGVGEKTDALEPFHPDRVASRILGMGDVLSLIEDLQRNVDQDKAEKLAKKFKEKKGFDLEDFREQLGQMQNMGGMMGMMDKLPGMSNLPDNVKDKVDDKMFKQMEAIINSMTMKERQRPELIKGSRKKRIAAGSGTQVQDVNRLLKQFTQMQKMMKKMQKGGMKGMMRNMQGMMGGMGGMGGGGFNPFGR; encoded by the coding sequence ATGTTTGAGAATTTAACGGATCGCTTATCCAAAACGCTGAAAAACATCAGCGGTAAAGGTCGTCTGACCGAAGACAATATTAAAGAGACGTTGCGTGAAGTGCGTATGGCGCTTCTTGAAGCTGACGTTGCTCTTCCGGTTGTACGTGAATTTATTAAGCGTATTAAAGAGAGCGCCGTTGGGGTAGAGGTTTCGAAATCTCTCACACCAGGCCAAGAGTTCATTAAGATCGTTCAAGCTGAGCTTGAAGCGGTGATGGGTGAGTCCAATGAAGCGCTTAACCTAGCTGCTCAGCCACCTGCTGTTGTATTAATGGCTGGTCTGCAGGGTGCAGGTAAAACGACTTCTGTTGGTAAGCTTTCAAAGCTATTAAAAGAGCGCGATAAGAAGAAAGTGCTGGTTGTATCTGCCGACGTTTACCGTCCTGCGGCGATCAAACAGCTAGAAACATTGGCTTCAGATGTGGGTGTTGATTTCTTCCCATCTTCAGCTGATCAAAAGCCGATTGATATCGCTAATGCTGCCATCGACCACGCGAAGAAGAAATTCTACGACGTACTTCTTGTCGATACGGCGGGTCGTTTAGCGGTTGATGAGCAGATGATGGCTGAGATTCAAGAGCTGCATACTGCGATTAACCCTGTTGAGACTCTGTTTGTTGTCGATGCGATGACAGGTCAAGATGCGGCGAACACAGCCAAAGCTTTCGGTGATACGCTGCCTCTAACGGGTGTGGTTCTGACCAAAGTAGATGGTGATGCACGTGGTGGTGCAGCGCTGTCTGTTCGTCATATCACTGGCAAACCAATCAAATTCCTCGGTGTTGGTGAGAAAACCGACGCACTAGAACCTTTCCACCCGGATCGTGTCGCATCTCGTATTCTTGGTATGGGTGACGTCCTGTCGCTTATCGAAGATCTACAACGTAATGTTGACCAAGATAAAGCAGAGAAGCTGGCTAAGAAGTTTAAAGAGAAGAAAGGTTTTGACCTTGAAGACTTCCGTGAACAGCTTGGTCAGATGCAAAACATGGGCGGCATGATGGGGATGATGGACAAGCTACCAGGCATGAGCAATTTACCGGACAACGTGAAAGACAAAGTTGACGATAAGATGTTCAAGCAGATGGAAGCGATCATCAACTCAATGACGATGAAAGAGCGTCAGCGCCCTGAGCTCATTAAAGGCTCGCGTAAGAAACGTATTGCCGCAGGCTCTGGTACCCAAGTACAAGACGTTAACCGCCTGCTTAAACAGTTCACTCAGATGCAGAAGATGATGAAGAAAATGCAGAAAGGTGGCATGAAAGGCATGATGCGTAACATGCAAGGCATGATGGGTGGTATGGGCGGAATGGGAGGCGGTGGCTTCAATCCATTTGGACGCTAA
- the trmD gene encoding tRNA (guanosine(37)-N1)-methyltransferase TrmD, with product MWVGVISLFPEMFRSVTDFGVTGQAVKKGLLSIETWNPRDFTHDKHRTVDDRPYGGGPGMLMMVQPLRDAIHAAKQASPGKTKVIYLSPQGRKLDQQGVEELATNENLLLICGRYEGVDERIIQSEVDEEWSIGDFVMTGGEIPAMTLIDSVSRFVPGVLGDFASAEEDSFANGLLDCPHYTRPEVLDDKEVPAVLKSGNHKDIRRWRLKQSLGRTWLRRPELLENLALTDEQEQLLAEFIKETRAK from the coding sequence ATGTGGGTTGGCGTAATTAGCCTATTTCCTGAAATGTTCCGTTCTGTTACTGATTTTGGAGTAACAGGTCAAGCGGTTAAAAAAGGTCTTTTGTCGATTGAGACTTGGAATCCTCGTGATTTCACGCACGACAAACATCGCACTGTTGATGATAGACCTTACGGTGGCGGCCCTGGCATGCTTATGATGGTTCAGCCTTTGCGCGATGCTATCCACGCAGCCAAACAAGCGTCACCGGGTAAGACGAAAGTCATCTACCTTTCTCCTCAAGGTCGAAAACTTGACCAACAAGGGGTAGAGGAACTGGCAACAAACGAGAACTTGCTTCTTATTTGTGGCCGTTACGAAGGGGTAGATGAGCGTATCATCCAATCTGAAGTTGACGAAGAATGGTCAATTGGGGATTTTGTGATGACGGGTGGTGAAATACCAGCCATGACGTTGATTGATTCAGTGTCTCGGTTTGTTCCGGGTGTACTAGGAGATTTCGCGTCAGCAGAAGAAGACTCTTTTGCTAATGGCTTGCTAGATTGCCCTCACTATACGCGCCCTGAGGTGTTAGACGATAAAGAAGTACCTGCGGTACTCAAGTCTGGTAACCATAAGGACATTCGTCGCTGGCGACTAAAGCAGTCGTTAGGCCGTACTTGGCTAAGAAGACCAGAGCTCCTGGAAAACCTAGCTCTGACTGACGAACAGGAACAATTACTGGCCGAGTTCATTAAAGAGACCCGAGCTAAGTAA
- the zapD gene encoding cell division protein ZapD — MTTHYFEHPLNEKTRIYLRVEALLNQLDVAAQFSDDMQHLIFYRSLFDLLEIFEQIQLKSELAKDIEKQRLTYRSWLNVEGVDQDMLQNILNEVDAVHSDLMGAERFGQSLKEDRFLSAIRQRFNLPGGSCCFDLPALHHWLHLPLENKKADASQWLSTLRPLAEALKLWLKLTRETGHFRAIQANSGFYQSDADEANILRLEIPMHFGVYPMISGHKNRFAIKFIEFESGQASVANVEFKLAVCS; from the coding sequence ATGACCACGCATTATTTTGAACATCCACTGAACGAGAAAACTCGAATTTACCTCCGGGTTGAAGCCTTGCTGAATCAACTGGATGTAGCGGCTCAGTTTAGTGATGATATGCAGCACCTGATTTTCTATCGTTCTTTGTTTGATCTGCTTGAGATCTTCGAGCAAATTCAACTTAAGAGTGAGCTAGCCAAAGATATCGAAAAGCAAAGATTAACATACCGCTCTTGGCTCAATGTCGAGGGCGTTGACCAAGATATGCTGCAAAATATCTTAAATGAAGTCGACGCGGTACACAGTGACCTAATGGGTGCAGAACGTTTTGGGCAAAGTCTTAAGGAAGACCGCTTCCTAAGTGCAATTAGGCAACGTTTCAATCTCCCTGGTGGTTCGTGTTGCTTTGACCTACCAGCACTTCATCACTGGCTACACCTACCACTTGAAAACAAAAAAGCCGATGCATCTCAGTGGCTTTCAACCCTAAGACCTCTCGCTGAAGCCCTCAAGCTTTGGCTTAAACTCACGCGAGAAACGGGTCACTTCCGCGCCATTCAGGCCAATTCTGGCTTCTACCAAAGTGACGCCGATGAAGCCAATATTCTCCGCTTAGAAATCCCGATGCACTTTGGCGTCTACCCTATGATTTCAGGGCATAAGAACCGCTTCGCGATAAAGTTCATTGAGTTTGAATCAGGTCAAGCATCGGTTGCTAACGTTGAGTTCAAACTCGCTGTGTGTAGCTAA
- the rplS gene encoding 50S ribosomal protein L19, which yields MSNIIKALEEEQMKKDLPNFAPGDTVVVQVKVKEGDRERLQAFEGVVIAIRNRGLHSAFTVRKISNGEGVERTFQTHSPMVDSIEVKRRGAVRRAKLYYLRERSGKSARIKEKLAKK from the coding sequence ATGAGTAACATCATCAAGGCTCTTGAAGAAGAGCAAATGAAAAAAGACCTACCTAACTTCGCACCTGGTGACACAGTTGTTGTTCAAGTTAAGGTAAAAGAAGGTGACCGTGAGCGTCTACAGGCTTTCGAAGGCGTTGTAATCGCAATCCGTAACCGTGGTCTACACTCTGCATTCACTGTACGTAAGATTTCTAACGGTGAAGGCGTAGAGCGTACGTTCCAAACTCACTCTCCAATGGTTGATAGCATCGAAGTTAAACGCCGTGGTGCAGTACGTCGTGCCAAGTTGTACTACCTACGTGAGCGTTCTGGTAAGTCTGCTCGTATTAAAGAGAAACTTGCTAAGAAGTAA
- a CDS encoding pilin: MQSLQSRKTKGFTLIELMIVVAVIGVLAAIAVPQYQTYVAKSEASSALASITGHRANVETYVLTEGSFPANSSALAIPSSPLGIISYDNVSSAAGDILFTFSSSGVSPDVVSKKVSLKRDGNGAWTCQSDVDSDLKPKGCS; encoded by the coding sequence ATGCAAAGCTTACAAAGCCGTAAAACCAAAGGCTTTACCTTAATTGAGTTGATGATTGTGGTTGCCGTTATTGGCGTTCTAGCAGCAATTGCGGTGCCTCAATATCAAACATATGTAGCGAAAAGCGAGGCATCCTCAGCATTAGCCTCAATAACCGGACACCGTGCCAATGTCGAAACGTATGTTCTGACAGAAGGGAGCTTTCCTGCGAACTCATCTGCCTTGGCAATACCTTCCTCACCTCTTGGCATCATTAGCTATGACAATGTTTCTTCAGCGGCGGGAGATATTCTCTTCACTTTCAGCTCTTCAGGCGTTAGTCCTGATGTTGTTAGTAAAAAAGTCTCTCTAAAGCGTGATGGAAACGGGGCTTGGACTTGCCAGTCTGACGTAGACAGCGACCTAAAGCCAAAAGGCTGTTCTTAA
- the coaE gene encoding dephospho-CoA kinase (Dephospho-CoA kinase (CoaE) performs the final step in coenzyme A biosynthesis.), translating to MALVIGVTGGIASGKTTVADLFHQEFGIEIVDADIVARQVVEPKSQGLKAIAQHFGQSVIQQDGTLDRATLREIIFSDPSQKEWLNNLLHPMIRTKMLSELAKVQSEYALLVIPLMVENNLQALADKVLVVDVEEQTQIQRTVERDQVDAVQAKAILSSQATREQRLAIADYVIKNNTENQKLLPQITELHKKFLEISRENR from the coding sequence ATGGCACTAGTTATTGGTGTGACTGGTGGCATAGCCAGTGGTAAAACAACGGTTGCAGACCTATTCCATCAAGAGTTTGGTATTGAGATTGTGGATGCTGACATTGTTGCTAGGCAAGTGGTTGAGCCCAAAAGCCAAGGCTTAAAGGCCATTGCGCAACACTTTGGTCAAAGCGTTATTCAACAAGATGGAACATTAGATCGTGCAACACTAAGAGAAATCATCTTTAGCGATCCGAGCCAAAAGGAATGGCTGAACAATCTACTCCATCCTATGATTAGAACCAAAATGCTCTCTGAGCTTGCCAAAGTACAATCGGAGTATGCCTTACTGGTCATCCCTCTAATGGTGGAGAACAACCTACAGGCACTCGCAGATAAGGTGCTAGTGGTTGATGTTGAAGAACAAACGCAAATTCAGCGCACCGTTGAGCGAGACCAAGTTGATGCCGTTCAAGCGAAAGCTATTCTCTCTTCTCAAGCAACGCGAGAGCAGAGATTGGCCATAGCGGATTATGTGATTAAAAATAATACAGAAAACCAAAAACTTTTGCCTCAAATCACAGAATTACATAAAAAGTTCCTAGAAATCAGTAGGGAAAATCGGTGA
- the rimM gene encoding ribosome maturation factor RimM (Essential for efficient processing of 16S rRNA), which yields MSMKGKETMSDDKIVVGKFGATYGIRGWLKVFSYTDNTESIFDYAPWFIKQGEKWVEYKVESWKRHNKGLVVKLEGLDVREEAQLMTNFEISIDPAVLPELPSDEFYWRDLIGMQVVTDKGYDLGVVSDMLETGSNDVLVIKANLKDAFGQKERLIPFLEEQVIKNIDREAQRIEVDWDPGF from the coding sequence ATGTCGATGAAAGGTAAAGAAACAATGAGCGATGACAAGATTGTTGTAGGCAAGTTTGGTGCTACTTATGGCATTCGCGGTTGGCTCAAGGTTTTTTCCTACACAGACAATACTGAAAGCATATTTGATTACGCACCTTGGTTTATTAAGCAAGGTGAAAAGTGGGTCGAGTACAAAGTAGAAAGCTGGAAGCGCCATAACAAAGGTTTGGTGGTAAAGCTGGAAGGTCTTGATGTGCGCGAAGAAGCGCAGCTCATGACTAACTTTGAAATCTCAATTGACCCTGCGGTATTACCAGAATTGCCATCAGACGAGTTCTATTGGCGTGATTTGATTGGTATGCAGGTAGTAACCGACAAAGGTTACGATCTAGGTGTCGTTTCCGACATGCTAGAAACTGGCTCCAACGATGTTCTCGTAATTAAAGCAAATCTAAAAGATGCTTTCGGACAAAAGGAACGATTAATTCCGTTCCTTGAAGAGCAAGTGATCAAAAACATTGATCGTGAAGCTCAACGGATCGAAGTTGACTGGGATCCTGGATTCTAA